One Maribacter sp. HTCC2170 genomic window, GAGGGCAATAAATTGAACGATTGGGTTAATCTTGGCCATTAGTTTCTAATTCTTTTAAGCTGTCGTAAAACTACCCAAATAGAAATTGCCACACCTATGAGTGTAGCAATTGCTGTAAATATTCTTTTATCTGTTTGATAGTGTTCGTCAAGCCAAACACCCCCTTTGGCCGCTAAAAATATTATAGCGCCCATCTCAAATGCAATACCCGAAAGCATTGCAAAATTTTTAAGATTATTCTTTTTCTTAGGAGGCTTTTGCTGGTCCATTACTACTTACAGCGGATTTAAAACCGCCAGTATTGGATGGGTTGTTTCCACTTTTAAATGATCCGCCCTTACCTTTCATGGTACAAGAAGCATTAAAGGTGGCCCCAGGTTCAACGGCCAATTTTGTCACAGCCACTGTTCCTTCAATAACTGCGGAAGCTTTTAACGATAATAAATCTGAAACCAAAAGTTCTCCATTAAAATTACCTTCGATATCGGCATTTACACATTCTACTTTTCCGTGTATGTAACCGTCTTTTCCAATTACCACTTTACCGGAAGTTTTAACATTTCCGTCTAATTTTCCGTCGATTCTAAAATCTGCTTCAGAGATGATGTCTCCTTTGATTTTTGTGTTTTTCTCGATTCTGTTTGGTTGTCCACCGATTTCATTCATAGTTCTAGGTTTTTTGTTATCTGAAAACATGTTCAAGGTTTTGGGGTTAAAACGATATTCTTATAATCTAATAAGTTTTTATGTATTTGTATGATTTTATAGTTGGAAGATAAAATTACAAAATTCTCTTTGCTAACCTTGTAATCCCTGTTAATTTTTAGGAGTTCGGCATATCCCAAGGCAAATTCCTTTGATTTAAAACCGTGAACTACCACAAATTGATCTTCGAGATTGTAAATATCTTTTGAAACAATGTTCCTGTATTTAAGATCTACAATCGATTTCTCCAGAAGCTCCTTGAGTTTCAACGCCTCTTCATTGTTATGTCTTTTAAAAGGAAAAACCACTTTCCAATTTCCTGCGCCAGAAGAACCAACTTCCGGCGAGAATTCCTTAGGCTCCAATTTTGGTAATTGCTCGGCAACCATTTGCTCCGCCTTTTTACCTTCAGGATTATTCGGGTATGTCAAGGCAACATAATTAAGGGCTTCCTTAAAATCCTCAAACCCTTGTAATCTACCAATCGCATTTGCCTTCAACATTTCAAATTTAGGTACAATTGGATCACCAGTGTATTTGTTTATGCTTTCCTCGGTGGCAGTTATCACTTTCAAGAATTCTTGCCCTTGAAACAATTTATAAAGTTTTACATATTGGGCATCCGGGCTATCCGAATTACCCTCTAAAACAGCCGCAGGATTCAACAAAATCTCAGCATATCGAGAATCGGAATGATTTTGAATGATATTCTCTTTCATGTTGGCCGCCAATGGGCTACCCTCTTCTTCGTAAATTTTATACAGATTATATTTTGACGGAAGTATCAATCGCTCCTCTGGTTTGGAAGCCAAAACATCCTCCAATTTGCCCGTGGCCAAAAGGTTCTCTTTGAATTTTTCTTTATAAATCAGTCCCAATTGATAGTTGGCAAAATTTCGCTCGGTCTTAAGACTATCGATAATGGCCACATCGTTAGGTATCTTATCCATATAAAAATCCAACGAAAATTTCTCATCCTCCGAAGGTTCCAATTCCTGATCGTTGGCATCGACAATGGATTCGCCATTTTCATCCGAAATGGCTATAGTGTTTTTATTCGACCATCGCCAGTCATCTTCAAGGGTACGTTTGCCCCATTTGTTGGTAAAATCATTCTTACCATAACCAAGGCTGGTAATATTATAAAAATAGAATTTGCCCTTGTTTTCTTTCCCGCCTTTACTCTCTGTAAACGCCGCAAAACCTTCCGTAATTCGTTCTACTTCCTTTTTCTCAGCTTCTTCTTTTGCTTTTTTCAAAGCTTCGATATGCGCTTCAAAATAAGCTATTTGTTTGTCTTTGGGTAAATCAAAAAGTGTAATTACACTATCAGTATAATGAACTATGTCCTCATATTTGATTACGTCTTCTAGATTGTCTAGTTTCTTTTTAATCGATCGGTACTTCTTGGTGTTCTCCGGGAGATTGGTCAAAACGCTATCATAATAGGAACCAGCTGCTTTGTACTCGTTCAAATCAAAATTATAAACCGCTAAATTCTCATAATTAAGGGCGTTCAATTTTGGTTCATTTTGTGTTGCCCGTAAAGACTTGTTAAAGTAAACCAATGCCAAGCTATCAGAATTGCTTTCTAAATGATATTCTGCCAATTGACGATATATCTTATCCAAAAACGGCCGGTTCTCCCGATTTTCTTCCAGTTCGGTCAAATATTCAAATAACTCTAAGCTATTCTCATCTGTAAGTTCTGTGTTTTTTATTTTTTGGAGATGCGCATTTATCATATATACGCGTGGAGATTTTCTATTCAACTCAATCACCCTATCAAAAGCATAGCTAGCGCTGTCTTTATGCTGTAATTGATTGTACAATTGCCCTATGATGTAATAATATCGTCCTTTTTCAGGGTTCTTTTTAGTGTAATACGACGCTACTTTTAGATGCTGTATGGCAGTATCTGGTACGTTTAGATTAATATAGGCCTGTGCCATCATTGCACGGGCATCGGCATATTCTTGATCCTTTAGGTTCTCAAACTTCATTAAACGCTTCAAGTTCTTAATGGCAAGTTCTTCGTTTTCTAAGCGAATGTTTACTTTTTCCCTCCAGATATTGGCCTCGTTTAATTTATCGCTTTCATAGTATTTTTTAAGGATATAATTGAAAGCTTCCAATGCTGGCATATAACGTTGATCAAAATACCTTGCCTTCCCCAAAAGCAAAAATGCCTCATCGGTCATTGGGTTTCGTTCTTCCTCATTAATATCCATACTATGTTTCTGTATGGCCTTGGTCGCCTTCTCTTCTGCTATTATAAAATTGGGGTTGTTGTCCTCGGAATCGAGTTTTATATTTTCGGTTACTTCTAACCGCTCTATGGGCAGAACCTCCCAATAATCATCCTGATAACTGGAGTTGAGTTCTTCTCTCCCTTGTTCAAATGCAATATCTCCATTGTACAAAGTGTTGAACTTTGTATTCATAGCATGCCAATTTCTATTGAGAAATGCGTCTTTTTTGGTAGAGCAGGCACTTAAGATGAGCGTTGCCAAAACCGCGGTTAAGATGATTTTATATTGAAGCTTCAAAATTCTCTGTATTCGTACATCTAGTAAACTGAAAAACAGCGGGATTATTATGCTGTTTATCGACAAAATGCATAATTTATCCAATGCCACTTATTTCCTAGATTGTAGCGAACGGGATATTTCAATAAAAATATGTGAAGCTTTTCGCTACAGGTTTATTCCTCAGTCTCAGAAACAGGGCTTCCTGCAAAGAAGCTTTCAAGTTCTCGAAGTGTTTCGGCAGAAGTCTGAATATCTTTTACGATTTCGCCCTTGTTCAATACAACTATACGTTCGCAAACCTCAGTTACGTGCATAAGGTCGTGACTTGAAACCAGAACGGTAACTTCTTGTTTGGCTGCCAAATCTTTTATAATCGCTTTTAATCTTATTTGGGTCGTTGGATCCAAGTTAGCAAAAGGCTCATCCAAAATTATCACTTCGGGATTACCTATGAAAGACGCTACAATACCTGCTTTCTTCTGGTTTCCTTTAGATAGGTCACGTAGAAACTTTTTCTGCCCTAAAATCTCACCATGGAAGAGTTCTTCAAAATTGGATAACAGCGAATCAACATCCGCCTTATTTTCACCACGTAATTCACCAAT contains:
- a CDS encoding polymer-forming cytoskeletal protein, with the translated sequence MFSDNKKPRTMNEIGGQPNRIEKNTKIKGDIISEADFRIDGKLDGNVKTSGKVVIGKDGYIHGKVECVNADIEGNFNGELLVSDLLSLKASAVIEGTVAVTKLAVEPGATFNASCTMKGKGGSFKSGNNPSNTGGFKSAVSSNGPAKAS
- a CDS encoding ABC transporter ATP-binding protein gives rise to the protein MITTQNLTKKYGSQLVLNIEHLEIPKGQSFGLVGNNGAGKTTYFSLLLDLIQPTTGHIVNNGVQVNTSEDWKPFTSSFIDESFLIGYLTPEEYFYFIGELRGENKADVDSLLSNFEELFHGEILGQKKFLRDLSKGNQKKAGIVASFIGNPEVIILDEPFANLDPTTQIRLKAIIKDLAAKQEVTVLVSSHDLMHVTEVCERIVVLNKGEIVKDIQTSAETLRELESFFAGSPVSETEE
- a CDS encoding tetratricopeptide repeat protein; amino-acid sequence: MKLQYKIILTAVLATLILSACSTKKDAFLNRNWHAMNTKFNTLYNGDIAFEQGREELNSSYQDDYWEVLPIERLEVTENIKLDSEDNNPNFIIAEEKATKAIQKHSMDINEEERNPMTDEAFLLLGKARYFDQRYMPALEAFNYILKKYYESDKLNEANIWREKVNIRLENEELAIKNLKRLMKFENLKDQEYADARAMMAQAYINLNVPDTAIQHLKVASYYTKKNPEKGRYYYIIGQLYNQLQHKDSASYAFDRVIELNRKSPRVYMINAHLQKIKNTELTDENSLELFEYLTELEENRENRPFLDKIYRQLAEYHLESNSDSLALVYFNKSLRATQNEPKLNALNYENLAVYNFDLNEYKAAGSYYDSVLTNLPENTKKYRSIKKKLDNLEDVIKYEDIVHYTDSVITLFDLPKDKQIAYFEAHIEALKKAKEEAEKKEVERITEGFAAFTESKGGKENKGKFYFYNITSLGYGKNDFTNKWGKRTLEDDWRWSNKNTIAISDENGESIVDANDQELEPSEDEKFSLDFYMDKIPNDVAIIDSLKTERNFANYQLGLIYKEKFKENLLATGKLEDVLASKPEERLILPSKYNLYKIYEEEGSPLAANMKENIIQNHSDSRYAEILLNPAAVLEGNSDSPDAQYVKLYKLFQGQEFLKVITATEESINKYTGDPIVPKFEMLKANAIGRLQGFEDFKEALNYVALTYPNNPEGKKAEQMVAEQLPKLEPKEFSPEVGSSGAGNWKVVFPFKRHNNEEALKLKELLEKSIVDLKYRNIVSKDIYNLEDQFVVVHGFKSKEFALGYAELLKINRDYKVSKENFVILSSNYKIIQIHKNLLDYKNIVLTPKP
- a CDS encoding AtpZ/AtpI family protein, whose product is MDQQKPPKKKNNLKNFAMLSGIAFEMGAIIFLAAKGGVWLDEHYQTDKRIFTAIATLIGVAISIWVVLRQLKRIRN